From Ramlibacter agri, a single genomic window includes:
- the pheA gene encoding prephenate dehydratase, whose amino-acid sequence MAKTLSELRIAIDTVDRELLQLLNRRAGLANEVGELKRGEGSPVFRPEREAQVINGLQAANPGPLKGENIAHIWREVMSACRALEAPQRVAYLGPHGTFSEQAALQFFGSSIEHVPCSSIDEVFRATSGGSAQFGVVPVENNTEGVVTRSLDLFLNTPLHIVGETSLLVRHHLMRTTNSLEGIEVVVAHPQALAQCQAWLNTHLPNAERRAVSSNAEGARLAAGHPNWAGIAGERAAAEFGLHIAAHAIQDDAFNRTRFAVVCLPQTLQAPEASGRDCVSLIVSVPNKPGAVHDILVPLKQHGVSMTRFESRPARSGQWEYYFYIDLEGHPAQPQMAAALQDLRSLCAFYKVLGTYPLGE is encoded by the coding sequence ATGGCAAAAACCCTGTCCGAGCTGCGCATCGCCATCGACACCGTCGACCGCGAGCTGCTGCAGCTGCTGAACCGCCGCGCCGGCCTGGCCAACGAGGTCGGCGAACTGAAGCGCGGCGAAGGCTCGCCCGTCTTCCGCCCCGAGCGCGAAGCGCAGGTCATCAACGGCCTGCAGGCCGCCAACCCCGGCCCGCTGAAGGGCGAAAACATCGCGCACATCTGGCGCGAAGTCATGTCGGCCTGCCGCGCCCTCGAGGCGCCGCAGCGCGTGGCCTACCTGGGCCCGCACGGCACCTTCAGCGAGCAGGCCGCCCTGCAGTTCTTCGGCTCCAGCATCGAGCACGTGCCCTGCTCCAGCATCGACGAGGTGTTCCGCGCCACGTCCGGCGGCAGCGCGCAGTTCGGCGTGGTGCCGGTGGAGAACAACACCGAGGGCGTGGTCACGCGCTCGCTGGACCTGTTCCTCAACACGCCGCTGCACATCGTCGGCGAGACCAGCCTGCTGGTGCGCCACCACCTGATGCGCACCACGAACTCGCTGGAAGGCATCGAGGTCGTGGTGGCCCACCCGCAGGCGCTGGCGCAGTGCCAGGCCTGGCTCAACACCCACCTGCCCAACGCGGAGCGGCGCGCCGTTTCCAGCAATGCGGAAGGCGCGCGCCTGGCCGCGGGCCACCCGAACTGGGCGGGCATCGCCGGCGAACGCGCGGCCGCGGAGTTCGGCCTGCACATCGCGGCGCACGCGATCCAGGACGACGCCTTCAACCGCACCCGCTTCGCCGTGGTCTGCCTGCCGCAGACGCTGCAGGCGCCTGAGGCTTCGGGCCGCGACTGCGTGAGCCTGATCGTCTCCGTGCCGAACAAGCCCGGCGCGGTGCACGACATCCTGGTGCCGCTGAAGCAGCACGGCGTCTCCATGACCCGCTTCGAGTCGCGCCCGGCGCGCTCGGGCCAGTGGGAATACTATTTCTACATCGACCTCGAAGGCCACCCGGCGCAACCGCAGATGGCGGCGGCGCTGCAGGACCTGCGGTCCCTGTGCGCGTTCTACAAGGTGCTGGGCACCTATCCCCTCGGCGAATAA
- a CDS encoding prephenate dehydrogenase: MFEQLGLIGCGLMGGSFALAAKRAGLVKRVVGYSKSPSTTEQARRMGVIDVEAPSALLAVSGADIVLLAVPVAATEATFKAIRHLITPSMLIMDVGSTKRDVVDAAQRVLRDHVSSFVPAHPITGKEVSGVEHADPELYRGKQVILTPVEKTNGAHLSRAQALWEAMGCHVQQMAPEAHDAAFAAVSHLPHLLAFALMHGIVNQPLGKDFLGLAGPGFRDFTRIAAGDPKLWRDVLLANRLELVEQAKIFQRSMMNMLKLAEDGDGDQLQAMIEQASNSRAHWRMGQKGK; encoded by the coding sequence ATGTTCGAGCAGCTTGGATTGATCGGGTGCGGCCTGATGGGCGGCTCGTTCGCCCTGGCCGCGAAACGCGCGGGCCTGGTGAAGCGCGTGGTCGGCTACAGCAAGTCGCCCTCCACCACCGAACAGGCGCGCCGCATGGGCGTGATCGACGTCGAAGCGCCCTCCGCGCTGCTGGCCGTGTCCGGCGCCGACATCGTGCTGCTGGCCGTGCCGGTGGCCGCCACCGAAGCGACCTTCAAGGCCATCCGCCACCTGATCACGCCCAGCATGCTGATCATGGACGTCGGCTCCACCAAGCGCGACGTCGTCGATGCGGCGCAGCGCGTGCTGCGCGACCACGTCAGCTCCTTCGTGCCGGCGCACCCGATCACGGGCAAGGAAGTGTCCGGCGTGGAGCACGCGGACCCCGAGCTTTACAGGGGCAAGCAGGTCATCCTGACGCCGGTGGAAAAGACCAATGGCGCGCACCTGAGCCGCGCCCAGGCGCTGTGGGAAGCCATGGGCTGCCACGTGCAGCAGATGGCGCCCGAAGCGCATGACGCCGCCTTCGCGGCCGTCAGCCACCTGCCGCACCTGCTGGCCTTCGCGCTGATGCACGGCATCGTCAACCAGCCCCTGGGCAAGGATTTCCTGGGCCTCGCCGGTCCCGGTTTCCGCGATTTCACCCGCATCGCCGCCGGCGACCCCAAGCTGTGGCGCGACGTGCTGCTGGCCAACCGGCTGGAGCTGGTGGAGCAGGCCAAGATCTTCCAGCGCAGCATGATGAACATGCTGAAACTGGCGGAAGATGGCGACGGCGACCAGCTGCAGGCCATGATCGAGCAGGCCAGCAACTCCCGCGCGCACTGGCGCATGGGCCAGAAGGGCAAGTAG
- a CDS encoding bifunctional 3-phosphoshikimate 1-carboxyvinyltransferase/cytidylate kinase has product MFTTAFLDLPPLEEAAGTVVLPGSKSISNRVLLLAALSAGTTRVHDLLDSDDTRVMLDALRALGCSVVHQGDAVEITGAHWAPASAGVTKNAAAKRLFLGNAGTAMRPLTAALALMGGDFELSGVPRMHERPIGDLVDALRSLGCRIDYLGNEGFPPLRVHPAPALKLDAPIPVRGDVSSQFLTALLMALPLVATRDIVIEVVGELISRPYIEITLNMLAQFGIQVRREGWQRFTIPAGSRYQSPGEIHVEADASSASYFVALGAIAAQGKPVRIEGVGAASIQGDIRFVDAARQMGAAVTSGPNWIEVSRGSWPLQAIDLDCNHIPDAAMTLAIMALYADGPTTLRNIASWRVKETDRLAAMATELRKLGADVEEGADYLRVAPPPHANWRPASIHTYDDHRMAMCFALAAFNPAGCPVRIEDPKCVGKTFPDFFETLFEVARTDVVHVPVICVDGPTASGKGTLASAVAHRLGYHYLDSGALYRITGLAATRAGLSLDVAHEHTIARMAGNLAIKFTTAGRVLLDGHDVTDAIRTEEAGMNASKVSALPAVRTALVALQQGFRQLPGLVADGRDMGTVIFPDSGLKVYLTASAAQRADRRYKQLISKGISATLPGLRADLEARDARDSGRSVAPLKPAEDALLLDNSSQTVEESVATVLGWWGEKRPLAHS; this is encoded by the coding sequence ATGTTCACGACCGCATTCCTGGACCTCCCGCCGCTGGAGGAAGCAGCCGGCACCGTGGTGCTGCCCGGCTCGAAAAGCATTTCGAACCGCGTGTTGTTGCTCGCGGCCTTGTCCGCAGGCACGACGCGCGTGCACGACCTCCTCGACTCCGATGACACACGGGTGATGCTCGATGCGCTGCGCGCGCTGGGGTGCAGTGTTGTGCATCAGGGCGATGCCGTCGAAATCACAGGGGCGCACTGGGCCCCCGCCTCCGCGGGGGTGACGAAGAACGCCGCCGCGAAGCGGCTTTTCCTCGGAAATGCGGGCACCGCCATGCGCCCCCTCACCGCCGCCCTCGCCCTCATGGGCGGCGACTTCGAACTGAGCGGCGTCCCGCGCATGCACGAACGCCCCATCGGCGACCTCGTCGACGCCCTGCGCTCCCTCGGCTGCCGCATCGACTACCTGGGCAACGAAGGCTTCCCGCCGCTGCGCGTCCACCCGGCCCCGGCCCTCAAGCTCGACGCCCCCATCCCGGTCCGCGGCGACGTCTCCAGCCAGTTCCTGACGGCACTGCTGATGGCGCTGCCCCTGGTGGCCACGCGCGACATCGTGATCGAGGTGGTCGGCGAGCTGATCTCCAGGCCCTACATCGAGATCACGCTGAACATGCTGGCGCAGTTCGGCATCCAGGTGCGACGGGAAGGCTGGCAGCGCTTCACCATCCCCGCCGGCAGCCGCTACCAGTCGCCCGGCGAGATCCACGTGGAGGCCGATGCCTCCTCCGCCAGCTACTTCGTCGCCCTCGGCGCGATTGCCGCCCAAGGCAAGCCGGTGCGCATCGAAGGCGTCGGCGCCGCCTCCATCCAGGGCGACATCCGCTTCGTCGACGCCGCCCGCCAGATGGGCGCGGCCGTCACCAGCGGCCCCAACTGGATCGAGGTGAGCCGCGGCTCCTGGCCGCTGCAGGCGATCGACCTCGATTGCAACCACATTCCCGACGCCGCCATGACGCTCGCGATCATGGCGCTGTACGCCGACGGCCCGACCACGCTGCGCAACATCGCCAGCTGGCGCGTCAAGGAAACCGACCGCCTGGCCGCCATGGCCACCGAGCTGCGCAAGCTGGGGGCGGACGTCGAGGAAGGCGCCGACTACCTGCGGGTGGCCCCGCCGCCGCACGCCAACTGGCGTCCGGCCAGCATCCACACCTACGACGACCACCGCATGGCCATGTGCTTCGCGCTGGCGGCCTTCAACCCCGCTGGTTGCCCGGTGCGGATCGAAGACCCCAAGTGCGTGGGCAAGACCTTCCCGGACTTCTTCGAGACCTTGTTCGAGGTGGCCCGCACGGACGTCGTCCACGTGCCCGTGATCTGCGTCGATGGCCCCACGGCCTCCGGCAAGGGCACCCTGGCCTCCGCAGTGGCCCACCGCCTGGGCTACCACTACCTGGATTCGGGCGCCCTGTACCGCATCACCGGCCTCGCGGCCACCCGCGCCGGGCTGAGCCTGGACGTGGCCCACGAGCACACCATCGCCAGGATGGCCGGGAACCTGGCGATCAAGTTCACCACCGCCGGGCGGGTGCTGCTGGATGGCCATGACGTGACGGATGCCATCCGCACCGAAGAGGCCGGCATGAACGCCTCCAAGGTGTCCGCCCTGCCCGCCGTTCGCACCGCCCTGGTGGCCCTGCAGCAAGGCTTCCGCCAGCTGCCGGGCCTGGTGGCCGACGGCCGCGACATGGGCACGGTCATCTTCCCGGACTCGGGGCTCAAGGTGTACCTCACCGCCAGCGCCGCCCAACGTGCCGACAGGCGGTATAAGCAGTTGATTTCTAAGGGGATTTCCGCTACACTCCCCGGTCTTCGCGCAGACCTCGAGGCACGCGACGCCCGCGATTCCGGTCGCTCCGTCGCCCCCTTGAAGCCCGCAGAAGATGCCCTCCTCCTCGATAACTCGAGCCAGACGGTTGAAGAATCGGTGGCAACGGTGTTGGGGTGGTGGGGTGAAAAACGGCCGTTAGCCCATAGCTGA
- the rpsA gene encoding 30S ribosomal protein S1 has translation MSESFAALFEESLQRAEMRAGEVITAEVVRVEHNHVVVNAGLKSEAYIPIDEFKNDQGEVEVQAGDFVSVAIDAIENGYGDTILSRDKAKRLASWMSLEKALESGEFVTGTTTGKVKGGLTVLVNGIRAFLPGSLIDTRPIKDLTPYENKTLEFKVIKLDRKRNNVVLSRRAVVEASMGEERAKLMETLKEGSIVRGVVKNITEYGAFVDLGGIDGLLHITDMAWRRVRHPSEVVTAGQEITAKILKFDTEKNRVSLGLKQMGDDPWLGVSRRYPNGTRMFGKITNIADYGAFVELEPGIEGLVHVSEMDWTNKNVAPSKVVSLGDEVEVMVLEIDEDKRRISLGMKQCKANPWQEFAQNTKRGDRVKGPIKSITDFGVFVGLAAGIDGLVHLSDLSWNEAGEQAVRNYKKGQEVEAIVLGVDVDRERISLGIKQLDGDPFATFTSVHDKGSVVTGKVKTVDPKGAEIDLGEDILGYLRASEISRDRVEDARNVLKEGDEVSTVIVNIDRKTRNIQLSIKQKDMIDEQGAMAQLSQQSAREQAGTTSLGALLRAKLNDQDRS, from the coding sequence ATGTCTGAATCTTTTGCCGCCCTGTTCGAGGAATCGCTGCAACGCGCTGAAATGCGCGCCGGCGAAGTCATCACCGCCGAAGTCGTCCGCGTGGAGCACAACCACGTCGTGGTCAACGCCGGCCTGAAGTCGGAAGCCTACATTCCGATCGACGAATTCAAGAACGACCAGGGCGAAGTCGAAGTGCAAGCGGGCGACTTCGTGTCCGTGGCCATCGACGCCATCGAAAACGGCTACGGCGACACCATCCTGTCGCGCGACAAGGCCAAGCGCCTCGCCTCCTGGATGTCCCTGGAGAAGGCCCTCGAGTCCGGCGAATTCGTCACCGGCACCACGACCGGCAAGGTCAAGGGCGGCCTGACCGTCCTGGTCAACGGCATCCGCGCCTTCCTGCCCGGCTCGCTGATCGACACGCGTCCCATCAAGGACCTGACGCCCTACGAGAACAAGACCCTGGAATTCAAGGTCATCAAGCTCGATCGCAAGCGCAACAACGTGGTGCTGAGCCGCCGCGCCGTGGTGGAAGCCTCCATGGGCGAAGAGCGCGCCAAGCTGATGGAAACCCTGAAGGAAGGCTCCATCGTCCGCGGCGTGGTCAAGAACATTACCGAGTACGGTGCGTTCGTGGACCTGGGCGGCATCGACGGCCTGCTGCACATCACCGACATGGCCTGGCGCCGTGTCCGCCACCCGAGCGAAGTGGTCACCGCCGGCCAGGAAATCACCGCCAAGATCCTCAAGTTCGACACCGAGAAGAACCGCGTGTCCCTGGGCCTGAAGCAGATGGGCGACGATCCGTGGCTGGGCGTTTCGCGCCGCTACCCCAACGGCACCCGCATGTTCGGCAAGATCACCAACATCGCCGACTACGGCGCGTTCGTGGAACTCGAGCCCGGCATCGAAGGCCTGGTGCACGTCTCCGAAATGGACTGGACCAACAAGAACGTGGCCCCGTCCAAGGTCGTGTCCCTGGGTGACGAAGTCGAAGTCATGGTCCTCGAGATCGACGAAGACAAGCGTCGCATCTCCCTGGGCATGAAGCAGTGCAAGGCCAACCCCTGGCAGGAATTCGCGCAGAACACCAAGCGCGGCGACCGCGTCAAGGGCCCGATCAAGTCGATCACCGACTTCGGCGTGTTCGTGGGCCTGGCTGCCGGCATCGACGGCCTGGTGCACCTGTCCGACCTGTCCTGGAACGAAGCGGGCGAGCAAGCCGTCCGCAACTACAAGAAGGGCCAGGAAGTCGAAGCGATCGTGCTGGGCGTGGACGTCGACCGCGAGCGCATCTCCCTGGGCATCAAGCAGCTCGATGGCGACCCGTTCGCCACCTTCACCTCGGTGCACGACAAGGGCTCCGTGGTGACCGGCAAGGTCAAGACCGTCGACCCGAAGGGCGCCGAGATCGACCTGGGCGAGGACATCCTGGGCTACCTGCGTGCCTCCGAAATCAGCCGCGACCGCGTGGAAGACGCGCGCAACGTGCTGAAGGAAGGCGACGAAGTGTCCACGGTCATCGTCAACATCGACCGCAAGACCCGCAACATCCAGCTGTCCATCAAGCAGAAGGACATGATCGACGAGCAAGGCGCCATGGCGCAGCTGTCGCAGCAGTCCGCGCGCGAACAAGCTGGCACCACCAGCCTGGGCGCCCTGCTGCGTGCCAAGCTGAACGACCAGGACCGTTCCTAA
- a CDS encoding integration host factor subunit beta, protein MTRSDLVEELASRFSQLTHRDAEYAVKTILDAMSEALVRGHRIEIRGFGSFSINRRPPRMGRNPRSGESVHIPEKRVPHFKPGKALREAVDQRTAEIEGAK, encoded by the coding sequence ATGACCCGATCGGACCTCGTCGAAGAACTGGCCTCCCGCTTCAGCCAGCTGACCCACCGCGACGCCGAATACGCCGTCAAGACCATTCTTGACGCGATGAGCGAGGCGTTGGTGCGCGGGCATCGGATCGAGATCCGGGGCTTCGGCAGCTTTTCCATCAACCGCCGCCCCCCGCGCATGGGCCGCAATCCCCGTTCGGGCGAAAGCGTGCACATCCCGGAAAAGCGGGTTCCCCACTTCAAGCCGGGCAAGGCCCTGCGCGAGGCGGTGGACCAGCGGACGGCCGAGATCGAGGGCGCCAAATAG